A window of Brassica napus cultivar Da-Ae chromosome C9 unlocalized genomic scaffold, Da-Ae chrC09_Random_66, whole genome shotgun sequence genomic DNA:
TTTACCTTATGGTTGGATAGATAAATGCTTGgatttttgtgattattttttaacagaGGTTGTTGAATATCAAAAACTTATTACACGAAATCCTATTTTTTTAGAACGAGTTGAAGGCGTTGGGATTATTGGTGGGGAAGAAGCAATAAATTGGGGTTTATCCGGACCAATGTTACGCGCATCCGGAATACCATGGGATCTTCGTAAAGTTGATCGTTATGAGTCTTACGATGAATTTGAATGGGAAATTCAGTGGCAAAAACAAGGAGATTCATTAGCTCGTTATTTAGTACGACTTAGCGAAATGACAGAATCCatcaaaattattcaacagGCTCTGGAAGGACTTCCGGGGGGTCCctatgaaaatttagaaagcAGAGGCTTTGATAAAAAAAGGAATCCAGAGTGGAATGATTTTGAATATCGATTCATTAGTAAAAAACCTTCCCCTACTTTTGAATTATCGAAACAAGAACTTTACGTAAGAGTTGAAGCTCCAAAAGGGGAATTGGGAATTTTTCTCATAGGAGATCAAAGTGGTTTTCCTTGGAGATGGAAAATCCGACCGCCGGGTTTTATTAATTTGCAAATTCTTCCTGAACTAGTTAAAAGAATGAAATTGGCTGATATTATGACGATACTCGGTAGCATAGATATAATTATGGGAGAAGTTGATCgttaaaatgataatttatgCAACAGAAGTACAAACAATAAATTCTTTTCTTAGATTGGAATCTTTAAAAGAGGTCTATGGACTCATATGGATATTTGTCCCTATATTTTCTCTTGTATTGGGAATCATAACTGGTGTACTAGTAATTGTGTGGTTAGAAAGAGAAATATCTGCAGGGATACAACAACGTATTGGACCTGAATACGCCGGCCCGTTAGGAATTCTTCAAGCTTTAGCCGACGGGACAAAACTACTTTTCAAAGAAGATCTTCGTCCATCTAGAGGAAATACTCCTTTATTTAGTATTGGACCATCTATAGCAGTTATCTCTATTTTACTAAGTTATTCAGTAATTCCTTTTAGCAATCACCTTGTTTTAGCGGATCTCAATATCGGTATTTTTTTATGGATTGCCATCTCAAGTGTTGCTCCGATCGGACTTCTTATGTCAGGATATGgatcaaataataaatattcttttttaggtGGTCTGCGAGCTGCTGCTCAAGCGATTAGTTATGAAATACCATTAACTCTATGTGTTTTATCAATATCTCTACGTGCGATTCGTTGAAACAGAAAGGTTTATTCCGTTTCttctagataaaaaaaaaatgaaaaaaaaaacggaatatatatatttatctttcgGGTTTATCTTAATAAAAGGAATTTGAATTTGATAGTTATATATGAGTGAAAAAAAACTGCTCAGAAATTAgcagtaaaaagaaaaattaagtcTCATTTCCTATGTACAAAGGTTAAATGGAAATAAACGTAAGCGTAAGAATCGCTTTACCCCAAGGTTGGTTGATTAGTCAGCCGGGCTTGAAGcgggttaaaaaaaatattaaccgtATGACGTTTTCACTATCAGTTATATAAATtactatacatatacatatattacaaaGTGATCGGCAATTAGGTAAAAACGCGTGGATGGTTAGAAACACCAAAATACACAAAGAATTTGTAATAGAGATTAACCAAATTGAAAAGGATATTTATGCATAAcataagataacaaaaaaagaaggttAATTGGGGCTTGAAATTTGTAGAAATTATCAGGCAGTACTCCCCAAGATTCCGATTCAGAGTATGCTCCCATCCACCGATAAATGTAATGACTATCAGAAACGAAAtaatcctttatttttttttaagtccacctactttttttctaaaaaagaaagaaagaagaataggAACGAaacaagtatattttttttata
This region includes:
- the LOC125595190 gene encoding NAD(P)H-quinone oxidoreductase subunit H, chloroplastic, which encodes MKRPVTGKDLMIVNMGPHHPSMHGVLRLIVTLDGEDVVDCEPILGYLHRGMEKIAENRAIIQYLPYVTRWDYLATMFTEAITVNGPEQLGNIQVPKRASYIRVIMLELSRIASHLLWLGPFMADIGAQTPFFYIFREREFVYDLFEAATGMRMMHNFFRIGGIAADLPYGWIDKCLDFCDYFLTEVVEYQKLITRNPIFLERVEGVGIIGGEEAINWGLSGPMLRASGIPWDLRKVDRYESYDEFEWEIQWQKQGDSLARYLVRLSEMTESIKIIQQALEGLPGGPYENLESRGFDKKRNPEWNDFEYRFISKKPSPTFELSKQELYVRVEAPKGELGIFLIGDQSGFPWRWKIRPPGFINLQILPELVKRMKLADIMTILGSIDIIMGEVDR